The window TACCGCCCAAGGCAGCAAGATCCGAGGTGAAGACGGCCGCGAGTACCTGGACTTCTTCGCTGGCGCCGGCGCCCTGAACTATGGCCACAACGACCCGCGCATGCGCGATGCCTTGATCGCGTATCTGTCGTCCAACGGCGTGACCCACGCCCTCGACCTGCACACCACCACCAAGCGCCAGTTTCTCGAAGCGATCGAGCGCGACCTGTTCAAGCCACGCGGCTGGGACTACAAGGTGCAGTTCACCGGCCCGACCGGTGCCGACGCCGTCGAGGCGGCGTTGAAGCTGGCGCGCAAGGCGACGGGGCGTACCAAGGTCGTCTCGTTCTATGGGGCTTACCACGGCATGACCGCCGGCGCCTTGGCCGTCACCGGCAACCGCACTCGCCGTGGCCCTGGGCTTTCCACCGATGTGGTGTTCGTGCCGTACGAAGACAGCCCCTACGGCGAATTCGACAGCATTGGCTTCCTCGAGCGCCTGGCCAACGACCAGGGCAGCGGCTCGGAGCTACCGGCGGCGGTGATCGTCGAGTCCGTGCAGATCCAGGCCGGCGTCTACCCGGCTTCCAACGAATGGCTGCAACGCTTGCGCAAGTGGACCAGCGATCACGGCGTGTTGCTCATCTGCGACGAAATCCAGGCCGGCTGCGGGCGCACCGGCGACTTCTTCGGCTTCGAGCGCTCCGGGGTGGTGCCAGACCTGATCACCTGCGCCAAATCGATCGGCGGCTTCGGCCTGCCGATGGCGATCGTGTTGATTCGCGCCGGGCTGGATGTGTGGCAACCGGGCGATCACATCGGCACCTTCCGCGGCAATCAACTGGCCTTCTTGACGGCCCAGATCGCGCTCGGCTATTGGCGCGATGAGTCGTTCCTGAAGTTGCTGGCCACCAACTGCGCGGCCATGGAGCGCGCGGTCGCCGGTTTCGCGGAAATTCCTGGCGTCGCCTCCGCGCGCTGTCGCGGCATGATCGCCGGCATCGACTTCGGTCGCGGCAACGTCGCATTCGCCAAGGATGCCCAGCAGCGTGTGCTGCAGGCGGGTGTGCTGGTCGACCGCTGCGGCCCGAACGGCGAAATCATCAAGCTGATGCCACCGGTGAACACCCCGACCGACCAGCTCGAAGAAGGCCTGAAAGCCTTCGGCGAATCGGTCGCGGCAGCGTTTAGCCAGTAACTGCACGGGCCTGCGGTGCGGCCTGTATCGATACAGCGCCGCATGCAGGCTCATCGCGTGCAGTCGACAACCCGTCCGTGGCAGGAAATCACACCAATGAGCAACGTCACTTCAACCATCCAGAATGACTTGGCTTCATTCATACACCCCAACACCAACCTGGCGCAGCACCAGGAAATCGGCCCCCTCGTGATCGCCGGCGGCGACGGCGTGCGGGTCTTCGATGAGCAAGGCAACGCCTACATCGAGGCGATGTCGGGCCTGTGGAGCGTTGCCTTGGGCTTCAGTGAAAAGCGCCTGGTCGACGCCGCCGTCGAGCAGTTCAGGCAACTGCCCTACTACCACAGCTTCAGCCACAAGACCAACGCCCCGGCGGCGGCGCTCGCCGCCAAGCTGGCCGAGCTGGCGCCGGGCGACCTGAACCATGTTTTCTTCACCAATTCAGGCTCCGAAGCCAACGACTCGGTGGTGAAGATGCTCTGGTACGTGAACAACGCGCTGGGCAAACCGCACAAGAAGAAATTCATCTCTCGCCAGCAGGCCTATCACGGCGCCACCATCGCTGCCGGGAGCCTGACCGGCATCCCCTCGATTCATCGCGACTTCGACCTGCCGGCCATCCCGGTTCACCATCTGACGTGCCCGAACTTCTACCGGTTCGCCCGGCCAGGGGAAACGCAGGAAGCCTTTTCGGCCCGCCTGGCGAACGAACTGGAGCGCTACATCCTCGCCGAAGGGCCGGAAAGCATTGCCGCCTTCGTCGGCGAACCGGTGATCGCAGCGGGCGGCGTGATCCCTCCTCCCACTGGCTACTGGGCGGCGATCCAGACAGTGTGCAGGCGCTACGACATTCTTGTGGTGATCGACGAGATCGTCACCGGTTTTGGCAGGCTGGGCACGATGTTCGGGGCTCAGCTGTACGACATCCAGCCCGACATCATGGTGCTCTCCAAGCAGCTCACCTCTTCCTACCAGCCGCTGGCGGCCGTGGTGGTGTCCGATGCCATCAACGATGTACTGGTGAGCCAGAGCCAGCGCCTGGGGGCATTCGCCCATGGCCTGACCTGCACGGGCCACCCCGTCGCCACCGCGGTTGCGCTGGAAAACATCCGCATCATCGAAGAGCGCGACCTGGTTGGCCATGTCCAGCGCCTGGCCCCCATGTTCCAGCGCCACCTGCGCACGTTCGAAGACCACCCGCTGGTCGGCAACGTCCGAGGCGTCGGGCTGATGGGCGGGATCGAACTGGTTGCGAACAAGGCCACCGGCCAACCGTTCGCCCAGCCAGGTGCACTGGGTGGCTACGTGTTCACACAGGCCCACAAGCATGGGCTGATCATTCGCGCCCTCTACGACACGATCGCGTTCTGCCCGCCGTTGATTACCACGCAGGGCGACATCGAAGCGATCTTCAGCGCCTTCGAGCGCACGTTGGCTGATGCAACGGACTGGGCCCGATCGCAGAACCTGCGGTGAGCAAAGGCTCTCCCGTGGGGCATCACATAAAACAACAATCAAGAGGCTTTGAACGTGCGCGAACAAAATGATGAAAGTTTCGAGTTTGATGTGTCCGTGGTCGGGCTCGGTGCGATGGGAACGCTCATGGCACACGCGTTGCTCAAGCAAGGCAAACGCGTGGCGATCTGGAATCGATCACCCGGCAAGGCTGCGTCGCTCGTCGCCGCTGGCGCTCACCTGTGCGACAGCGTTGAAACCGCGCTGGTTGCAAGCCCGGCCACGATCTTCGTGCTCCTGGACAACCACGCGACCCACGAGGTGCTCGGGATGCCAGGTGTGATGCATGCACTGGCCAACCGTACGATCGTCGATTACACCACCAACGCCCAGGACGAGGGACCGGCGCTTCAGGGCCTCGTCAATCGGGCGGGCGGCCATTACGTCAAAGGGATGATCGTGGCCTACCCGCGCAACGTCGGCCATCGCGAAAGCCACAGTATTCATACCGGCGATCGTGAGGCCTTCGAGCAGCACCGGTCGCTGCTTGAAGGGCTCGCCGGCCATACGGTGTTCCTTCCCTGGGGCGAAGCATTGGCCTTCGCGAGCGTGCTCCACGCCCATGCGTTTGCCGCGATGGTTGCGTTCTTCGAGGCCGTGGGTGCGAGCGAACGGTTTGGCCTGTCGGTTTCGAAGACAGCCAGGCTCCTGCTCGACACGTCACGCTTTTTCGTCGCCGACGCACTCGAGGAAGCGGCACGCCGGCTCGAAGCGCAGGATTTCGCAGGCGACCAGGCGAGGCTCGATGTACATGTAGATGCCTTCGCGCACATTGCCCAATCCCTGCATGCACAAGGGGCCTGGACGCCAGTGTTCGACGCGGTATGCCAAGTCGCGCAGCGCGCGGCATCAATGGGCTATGGCAACCAGGACATTGCAGCCATCACCCTGTCATTCGCCCACGACAAAGCGCCCGGGCACTAACCGCGTGATACTGGCCTTTCGGATCGAACCTGAAGACAACAACAATAAAAATCGCTGGAGGATCATATGCGCCGATTTGGTTTTCTACTGGCCGTGTTGACGCTGGCCGTTTTCCTGAGTGCCCTGCTTGCCCCCAGGCCTTCTCTCGTCAACCGAGCGGCGGCGCAGCGCATGGGGCATCCGATCACCAGCATCGGCGAGATTTTCAGGGGGTATTAACGAGGTTTCACCTGGCCGCTGGCACGCATCCGCCAGCGGCCGCAGGTAATCAATGATCGACCGCACCGCTGGCACCAAGGCCGGTCTGGCCCCTTACGAACTGGTCGGCGAACGCCGCCCTTTCTGCCTTGGCTCGCGCAGTCCGGTCTAGCCGGGAAACGCCATACGCCACCGCAAACGCCAGCGGCATGGAGAACAGCGCAGGCTGGGTATAAGGGAACAGCGGCTCGGGAAAGTGCAACACATCCACCCACACGAGCTTGGAAAACACCACGAAGCCCATGGCGCTGACCAACCCCACGTAGCCACCGGCCAACGCGCCGCGCGTGGTCAACCCCGACCAGAACATCGACAGGAACAGCACCGGGAAGTTGGCCGAAGCGGCGATGCCAAAGGCCAGCGCGACCATGAAGGCCACGTTGATGTTTTCGAACACGATGCCCAGGGCTATCGCCACCAGGCCAAGGCCCAGGGTCGCCAGCTTGGTCACCCGCAGCTCCTGGGCCTCGCTGGCCGCGCCTTTCATGATCACCCGCGCATACAGGTCATGGGCGATGGCGGACGCCCCGGCCAGGGCCAGGCCTGACACCACGGCCAGGATGGTGGCGAAGGTCACGGCAGACAAAAAGCCCAGCAGCAGGTTGCCGCCTACAGCCTGGGCCAGGTGCATGACCACCATGTTGCCCCCGCCCACCAGCTTGCCACCCACCTGCCCGCCTTCGAAGAACTGCGGCTGCTGGCTGACGATCACGATCGACGCCAGGCCCAGCAGGAAAATGACATTGAAGAAGTAGCCGATGAACCCGGTGGCATAGAGCACCGACTTGCGTGCCTCCCGGGCATCGCTGACGGTGAAGAAGCGCATCAGGATATGCGGCAGCCCGGCGGTGCCGAACACCAGCCCCAGGCTCAGCGACAGCGCTGTCAATGGGTCAGCCAGCAGGCTGCCGGGCGCCAGCAGGCGCTCGCCCAGGGCATGGGTGTGCATGGCCTTGCTGACCAGGGTGTCATAGCTAAAGTCGAATTCGCGCATCGCCAGGAACAGCACCACGGAGCCGCCCACCAGCAGCAGGAATGCCTTGATGATCTGCACCCAGGTGGTCGCCACCATGCCGCCGAAGGTCACATACAGCATCATCAGCGCACCGACGATCACCAAGGCGATGTGATAGTCCAGGCCGAACAGCAGCCTGATCAACTGCCCGGCCCCGACCATCTGCGCCACCAGGTAGAAACACACCACGGTCAGCGAACCGATGGCGGCCATGGTGCGCACCTTGCCCTGGTCGAGGCGGTACGAAGTGATGTCAGCGAAGGTGAAGCGGCCCAGGTTGCGCAGCCGCTCGGTCATCAACAGCAGCAACACCGGCCAGCCCGCGAAGAAGGCAATGAGGTAGATGTAGCCGTCCATGCCGGAGGTGTAGATGAGCGCGGTGATCCCCAACAGCGTCGAGGCGGACATGTAGTCACCGGCCAGCGCCAGGCCATTCTGCCAGCCCAGGATGCCGCCACCGGCACTGTAGAAGTCCGCCGTCGAGCGGGTGCGCCGCGCTGCCCACCAGGTGATGCACAGGGTGAACAGCACGAACACCATGAACATGCCTATCGCATGCAGGTTGAGCGGCTGACGCTGGCCCGCGCCGAGCGCAGGCGAAGCCAACAGCAGGCCGGAGTGCAGCAACAAAGCCAGAGGCAGTAGTTTCTTCATGCGCCCCACTCCTCTTCCAGCCCGGCGACCAGCGTCTGCGTCAGGCGATCGAATTCGCCATTGGCCCGGTACACATAGAACGCCGACAGCGCACAGAAGAACACGAACAGGAAAGCGCCGGCCGCGACGCCGAAGGTCATGTTCGACCCCTCGACCAGGCGCCTGGCGATCAGCTCGGGCCAGAACGATACCAATGCGATGTAGCCATAGAACAAGGCCAGGATCAGCACGAACAGGCTCAGGGTAAAACGGTTTCTGCGCGTCACCAGTTGCTGGAACCGGGCACTGGCGCGAACGCGCGCGTATAACAGGCTGGACATGGGACACCTCGCTCAATGTACTTGTTGTTATGGGGTGTGCAGCTGTTGCAGCTCGATCAATGCTCGGCGTCGGCGGTCTGCGCCTCCTGTTGCCGGGCCCACTCGCGCAGGACGAACTTCTGGATCTTGCCGGTGGCGGTCTTGGGCAGTTCCGTGAGCGACACATGCCGCGGCGCCTTGAAGTGCGCCAGGCGTTCACGGCACCAGCGGATCAGGTCGGCCTCCGTAACCGTGGCCAGCGCATCAGCGCGCAAGGTGACGAACGCATGGGGTGTCTCACCCCAGCGCGAGTCCGGGCGCGCCACCACCGCCGCCTCAACCACCTCTGAGTGCTGGTAGAGCACTTCCTCGATTTCCAGCGAACTGATGTTCTCGCCACCGGAGATGATGATGTCCTTGGCCCGGTCCTTGATTTCCACGTAACCGTCCGGGTGCAGCACGGCCAGGTCGCCCGTGTGCAGCCAGCCATTGGCCAATGCGGCCCGGGTGGCCTCTGGGTTGTGCAGGTAGCCTTTCATCACGGTGTTGCCGCGCACCACCAGCTCGCCAAGGGTAAGGCCATCGGCTGGAACCGGGCGGCCGGTATCGGTATCCAGCACCGTGGCCTCCTCGAGCATCGGGTGGGCGACACCCTGGCGGCTCATGAACTGCGCCCGGGCCTCAAGCGGCAACTCGTCGACCCCCGGCTGCCACAGGCACAATGTGCTGGGGCCATAGCTTTCGGTCATGCCATAGGCATGGGTGATGTTGAAGCCACGCGCCTCCATCGCCGCAATAACCGCACTGGGCGGGGCAGCACCGCCAGTGATCACCGATACCGGCACCGGAGGGGCACTGGCATGCTCGGCGTGGATCAGCATCGACATCACCACCGGGGCGGCGCTCAGGTGAGTCACGGCATGCTCGGCGATGGCGGCGTTGATCGCATCAGGCTGGACCTTGCGCAGACACACGTGGGTGCCACCGGACAACGTCACCGCCCAGGTATGGCTCCAGCCGTTGCAGTGGAACATCGGCAAGGTCCACAGGTAGACGCTGCGCGGCCCCAACTGGAAGATCAGCGCCCCAGCGCAGGCGTTTAGGTAGGCGCCGCGGTGATGCAACACCACGCCCTTGGGGTCCCCCGTGGTGCCGGAGGTGTAGTTGATGGCGATCGACTGCCATTCGTTCTGTGGCGCACTCAAGGGTCGCGCGGGGTCGCCCTGGGCCAGGAACGCTTCGTAGTCCAGGTCGTGGGCCAGGTCGGCGCGCTCGGCCTGATCATCGTCGATGCCCACCAGCAAGGGCGGCGCATCGAGCATGGCCAGCGCCTGACTGGCCACGGCACCGAACTCGCGGTCGCAGATCAATACCTTGGCCGCGCAGTGCCGCAAGATGAAGGCGATGCTGCGTGCCTCGAGCCGAATGTTGATGCATACCAGCACCGCCCCGGCACCGGGCACGCCATAGTGGGCTTCGAGCATTTCAGGGATGTTCGGGGCCAGTATCGCCACCCGTTCGCCCGGTTGCACACCGACCCGCTCCAGGGCACTGGCCAGAGCACGGCTGCGCTCGTGCAACTGAAGATAGTTGTAACGCCGCCTACCATAGACCACCGCATCTCGCTGCGGATATACCTGTGCGGCCCGCTTGAGAAACGACAGCGGCGACAGCGGCACATGGTTGGCTTCGTTGGGGGCAAGCTCGTGATCGAGGGTTGGAACCATCATGGCAGACACCTCATCGACACTTTGCTCAGGTTTTGCACGCACATACCTACCTCCTGTTCTTGTTATTATTGCGCCAGGGCGCGTTACAGGCTGCTGCACAGATGGCCGCCATCGACCACGATCTCGGCGCCGCTCATCGCCCGCCCAGCATCGCTGGCGAGCAGCAGCAAGGCGCCGTCCAGGTCCGACGGCACGCTGAAGCGTCGGCTGGGGATACGCGAACGCAACTTGTCACCGGCCTCGCTGGCCAGGAAGGCCTCGTTCAAATCAGTCATCACGTAGCCGGGCGCCAGGGCGTTCACCCGGATGCCATGGCGCGCCAACTCCAGCGCCATGGCGCGGGTCAGGTGGGCCAGGCCGGCCTTGGCCGCCAGGTAAGGGCCTACGGCACCGGCCACACGGCAGGCGAGGATCGAGGTGACATTAATCAGGCTGCCCCCCTTCCCCGCCGCCACCATGCGCCGGGCGCTTTCCTGGGCCACGGCCCAGGCGCCCTTGAGGTTGGTGTCGAGCACGTGGTCCCAGGTTTGATCATCGCAGGCCAGCAAAGGCTGGCTGTCGCTCACCCCCGCATTGTTGACCAGGACATCCAGCGGGCCGGCGGCATCGAGCACCCGGCAGATGTCCTCACGGCTGGTCACATCGAGGGCAAAGGCCTGCGCCCGCCCTCCAGCCACCTCGATGGCCTCCACCAACGCCCGCAGCGGCGCCTGGCGCCTGGCGGTCACCACCACCTCGGCGCCTGCAGCGGCCAGGGTCATGGCGAAGTGACGGCCCAGGCCGCTGGAGGCCCCGGTCACCAGGGCGCGGCGCCCGTCAAGGGCGAACAGTCGGACAAGGTTCGGCTGCATCAGTGGGCCCCCAGGCGCTGGTCGAGCAGCTTCTTCGCCAGGCTCATGCGGTGCACTTCGCTCGGACCGTCATAGATGCGGAACGGGCGAATGTCGCGGAAGATCCGCTCCACCACGGTGTCCCCGGTCACCCCGCGGCCACCCAATACCTGGACGCAACGATCGACCACCCGCCACAGCGCCTCGGCGCTGATCACCTTGGCCATGCTCGAATCGACATTGGCACGCCGGCCCTGGTCGAGCACCCAGGCGCAGTGCCAGACCGCCAAGCGCACCACGTGCAGGTCCATCATGTTGTCGGCGAGCATGAAGCCCACGCCCTGGTGCTCGCCCAGCGGCTTGCCGAAGGCGTCACGGGTGCGCGCATAGTCGCAGGCGATGTCGTGGGCGCGGCGCGCGGCACCGAGCCAGCGCATGCAATGAGTCAAGCGTGCGGGCGCCAGGCGCACCTGGGCATAACGGAAGCCCTTGCCGATCTCGCCGAGGACATCGCTCGCCGGGATACGCAGGTTGTCGAAACGCAGCTGCCCGTGACCACCGGTAAAACAGCCGTCCAGCGAGTCCAGCTGACGTTCATGGATGATGCCGTCGCGCTTCATGTCGGTCAGGAACATGGTCGCGGTGCCATCCTCCATGCGCGCCATGATAATGCCGAAGTCCGCGCCTTCGGCCCCGGTGATCAGCCACTTGCGGCCATTGATCAGATAGTCGTCGCCATCGCGGGTGGCAGTGGTACGCAGCATCGACGGATCCGAACCGGAGCC of the Pseudomonas asiatica genome contains:
- a CDS encoding aspartate aminotransferase family protein — translated: MNNIETFERLESNVRMYCRDLPLVFDTAQGSKIRGEDGREYLDFFAGAGALNYGHNDPRMRDALIAYLSSNGVTHALDLHTTTKRQFLEAIERDLFKPRGWDYKVQFTGPTGADAVEAALKLARKATGRTKVVSFYGAYHGMTAGALAVTGNRTRRGPGLSTDVVFVPYEDSPYGEFDSIGFLERLANDQGSGSELPAAVIVESVQIQAGVYPASNEWLQRLRKWTSDHGVLLICDEIQAGCGRTGDFFGFERSGVVPDLITCAKSIGGFGLPMAIVLIRAGLDVWQPGDHIGTFRGNQLAFLTAQIALGYWRDESFLKLLATNCAAMERAVAGFAEIPGVASARCRGMIAGIDFGRGNVAFAKDAQQRVLQAGVLVDRCGPNGEIIKLMPPVNTPTDQLEEGLKAFGESVAAAFSQ
- a CDS encoding aspartate aminotransferase family protein yields the protein MSNVTSTIQNDLASFIHPNTNLAQHQEIGPLVIAGGDGVRVFDEQGNAYIEAMSGLWSVALGFSEKRLVDAAVEQFRQLPYYHSFSHKTNAPAAALAAKLAELAPGDLNHVFFTNSGSEANDSVVKMLWYVNNALGKPHKKKFISRQQAYHGATIAAGSLTGIPSIHRDFDLPAIPVHHLTCPNFYRFARPGETQEAFSARLANELERYILAEGPESIAAFVGEPVIAAGGVIPPPTGYWAAIQTVCRRYDILVVIDEIVTGFGRLGTMFGAQLYDIQPDIMVLSKQLTSSYQPLAAVVVSDAINDVLVSQSQRLGAFAHGLTCTGHPVATAVALENIRIIEERDLVGHVQRLAPMFQRHLRTFEDHPLVGNVRGVGLMGGIELVANKATGQPFAQPGALGGYVFTQAHKHGLIIRALYDTIAFCPPLITTQGDIEAIFSAFERTLADATDWARSQNLR
- a CDS encoding NAD(P)-dependent oxidoreductase, translating into MREQNDESFEFDVSVVGLGAMGTLMAHALLKQGKRVAIWNRSPGKAASLVAAGAHLCDSVETALVASPATIFVLLDNHATHEVLGMPGVMHALANRTIVDYTTNAQDEGPALQGLVNRAGGHYVKGMIVAYPRNVGHRESHSIHTGDREAFEQHRSLLEGLAGHTVFLPWGEALAFASVLHAHAFAAMVAFFEAVGASERFGLSVSKTARLLLDTSRFFVADALEEAARRLEAQDFAGDQARLDVHVDAFAHIAQSLHAQGAWTPVFDAVCQVAQRAASMGYGNQDIAAITLSFAHDKAPGH
- a CDS encoding cation acetate symporter; this encodes MKKLLPLALLLHSGLLLASPALGAGQRQPLNLHAIGMFMVFVLFTLCITWWAARRTRSTADFYSAGGGILGWQNGLALAGDYMSASTLLGITALIYTSGMDGYIYLIAFFAGWPVLLLLMTERLRNLGRFTFADITSYRLDQGKVRTMAAIGSLTVVCFYLVAQMVGAGQLIRLLFGLDYHIALVIVGALMMLYVTFGGMVATTWVQIIKAFLLLVGGSVVLFLAMREFDFSYDTLVSKAMHTHALGERLLAPGSLLADPLTALSLSLGLVFGTAGLPHILMRFFTVSDAREARKSVLYATGFIGYFFNVIFLLGLASIVIVSQQPQFFEGGQVGGKLVGGGNMVVMHLAQAVGGNLLLGFLSAVTFATILAVVSGLALAGASAIAHDLYARVIMKGAASEAQELRVTKLATLGLGLVAIALGIVFENINVAFMVALAFGIAASANFPVLFLSMFWSGLTTRGALAGGYVGLVSAMGFVVFSKLVWVDVLHFPEPLFPYTQPALFSMPLAFAVAYGVSRLDRTARAKAERAAFADQFVRGQTGLGASGAVDH
- a CDS encoding DUF485 domain-containing protein, with protein sequence MSSLLYARVRASARFQQLVTRRNRFTLSLFVLILALFYGYIALVSFWPELIARRLVEGSNMTFGVAAGAFLFVFFCALSAFYVYRANGEFDRLTQTLVAGLEEEWGA
- a CDS encoding acyl-CoA synthetase; this translates as MMVPTLDHELAPNEANHVPLSPLSFLKRAAQVYPQRDAVVYGRRRYNYLQLHERSRALASALERVGVQPGERVAILAPNIPEMLEAHYGVPGAGAVLVCINIRLEARSIAFILRHCAAKVLICDREFGAVASQALAMLDAPPLLVGIDDDQAERADLAHDLDYEAFLAQGDPARPLSAPQNEWQSIAINYTSGTTGDPKGVVLHHRGAYLNACAGALIFQLGPRSVYLWTLPMFHCNGWSHTWAVTLSGGTHVCLRKVQPDAINAAIAEHAVTHLSAAPVVMSMLIHAEHASAPPVPVSVITGGAAPPSAVIAAMEARGFNITHAYGMTESYGPSTLCLWQPGVDELPLEARAQFMSRQGVAHPMLEEATVLDTDTGRPVPADGLTLGELVVRGNTVMKGYLHNPEATRAALANGWLHTGDLAVLHPDGYVEIKDRAKDIIISGGENISSLEIEEVLYQHSEVVEAAVVARPDSRWGETPHAFVTLRADALATVTEADLIRWCRERLAHFKAPRHVSLTELPKTATGKIQKFVLREWARQQEAQTADAEH
- a CDS encoding SDR family NAD(P)-dependent oxidoreductase, which gives rise to MQPNLVRLFALDGRRALVTGASSGLGRHFAMTLAAAGAEVVVTARRQAPLRALVEAIEVAGGRAQAFALDVTSREDICRVLDAAGPLDVLVNNAGVSDSQPLLACDDQTWDHVLDTNLKGAWAVAQESARRMVAAGKGGSLINVTSILACRVAGAVGPYLAAKAGLAHLTRAMALELARHGIRVNALAPGYVMTDLNEAFLASEAGDKLRSRIPSRRFSVPSDLDGALLLLASDAGRAMSGAEIVVDGGHLCSSL
- a CDS encoding acyl-CoA dehydrogenase family protein, with product MNFTLPDELLALQAKTRDFIAEQVIPFENDPRQDSHGPSDALRQDLVARARAAGLLTPHASREMGGLELSHVAKAIVFEEAGYSPLGPVALNIHAPDEGNIHLMDVVATEAQKDRWLRPLVQGHARSCFAMTEPAPGSGSDPSMLRTTATRDGDDYLINGRKWLITGAEGADFGIIMARMEDGTATMFLTDMKRDGIIHERQLDSLDGCFTGGHGQLRFDNLRIPASDVLGEIGKGFRYAQVRLAPARLTHCMRWLGAARRAHDIACDYARTRDAFGKPLGEHQGVGFMLADNMMDLHVVRLAVWHCAWVLDQGRRANVDSSMAKVISAEALWRVVDRCVQVLGGRGVTGDTVVERIFRDIRPFRIYDGPSEVHRMSLAKKLLDQRLGAH